Proteins encoded in a region of the Niveibacterium umoris genome:
- a CDS encoding SDR family oxidoreductase has translation MSRMLEGKRILVTQAGDFMGPALCEAFAAQGATLIASTAALSAPEAAGEVIAAAGPVDVLVANLAIAAPSTPAVDVGDDEWRSTFAALVDPLPRLVRAVVPGMLARGGGKILVMGSAAALRGMRRASTYSAARGAQLAYVQAIGVELAPRNIQVNAIAQNFVDNPTYFPPAVQQDPRFHDRLKREVPLGRLVSAGEDAAFAAYLCSDAADCFVGQVFPVCGGWAIR, from the coding sequence ATGTCCCGCATGCTCGAAGGCAAGCGCATTCTCGTCACCCAGGCCGGTGACTTCATGGGCCCGGCGCTGTGCGAGGCGTTTGCCGCACAGGGCGCCACGCTCATCGCCAGCACCGCGGCGCTTTCCGCCCCCGAGGCTGCGGGCGAGGTCATCGCGGCGGCGGGTCCGGTGGACGTGCTGGTCGCCAATCTCGCCATCGCGGCACCCTCGACACCCGCGGTCGATGTCGGCGACGACGAGTGGCGCAGCACCTTCGCCGCCCTGGTCGACCCGTTGCCGCGACTGGTGCGGGCGGTGGTGCCCGGCATGCTGGCGCGTGGCGGCGGCAAGATCCTCGTCATGGGCAGTGCCGCCGCGCTGCGCGGCATGCGCCGGGCCTCCACCTACAGCGCGGCGCGAGGCGCCCAGCTCGCCTATGTGCAGGCGATCGGCGTTGAACTGGCGCCGCGCAACATCCAGGTCAACGCCATCGCACAGAACTTCGTCGACAACCCGACTTACTTCCCGCCAGCCGTCCAGCAAGATCCGCGCTTCCACGATCGGCTCAAACGTGAAGTGCCGCTCGGCCGCCTCGTCAGCGCCGGCGAAGACGCCGCCTTCGCCGCCTACCTTTGCAGCGATGCCGCCGACTGCTTCGTCGGCCAGGTCTTTCCGGTCTGCGGCGGCTGGGCGATCCGCTGA
- a CDS encoding REP-associated tyrosine transposase, whose amino-acid sequence MARYRRANVAGGSYFFTVVTERRQAILTDAAIREALRAAIETVRVRRPFRIDGWVLLPDHQHTIWTLPEGDADFATRWRLIKSHVTRACGGAYFRSAWLTDRRAKKACGTLWQHRYWEHLLRDEADRRHPLDYLHWNPVKHGRVKQVADWPWSSFHRHVALGNYPLDWGVAVPL is encoded by the coding sequence ATGGCGCGGTATCGGCGTGCAAACGTGGCGGGTGGGTCGTACTTCTTCACGGTGGTGACGGAGCGGCGGCAGGCGATTCTGACCGACGCCGCGATACGCGAGGCGCTGCGGGCGGCAATTGAAACGGTGCGGGTAAGGCGCCCCTTCCGGATCGATGGCTGGGTGTTGTTGCCGGACCACCAGCATACGATCTGGACGCTGCCGGAGGGCGATGCTGACTTTGCAACCCGTTGGCGCCTGATCAAATCACACGTTACCCGTGCCTGCGGCGGCGCGTACTTCCGCTCCGCGTGGCTCACCGATCGCCGAGCCAAAAAGGCCTGCGGGACACTCTGGCAACACCGTTACTGGGAACATCTGTTGCGCGACGAGGCGGATCGTCGTCACCCCCTGGATTACCTGCACTGGAACCCGGTCAAACACGGACGGGTAAAGCAGGTTGCCGACTGGCCCTGGTCGTCGTTTCACCGCCATGTGGCGCTGGGCAACTATCCGTTGGATTGGGGTGTGGCTGTACCCCTCTAG
- a CDS encoding tetratricopeptide repeat protein, producing the protein MSFTLTVWAQPENLPLPTDVMQAQAQLDAVQETPGTQPEPRFLALARALDARFPNTEDGDGDMYDHGLEILEQRPDNDRYYNIGLWARDDSFEVGFNHLVVQANDLGLHVMDGQNGAVYLANGEVLAFGAHSRTARLDDALSRKDWAAAWGECRRLAPRKEAEAWVVWGVMVTQGRMAPAHPALGAALAQFSGVDATKDRRVEWCLKKVPPALEAERARLLAGLRAAADVLAYVDAELQRAPAPAAVGGGAAPTTPPDAATAAAATAMGIDPALVARAEAGSAQAQCKLAIDFLHAKEAAVPGSGKLALLWLERSAAQGQSLAQALLGEGLLRGWRGFPIDMERGIALLEAAAAADDVDGLNYLAQFLYEKSVRRPPGADRIEKRSDPTSQRNQARVPELLMRAAALGSPRALFWLAVRLYDEIGTPRDDIAAKAVMQLARTRAAKVCAEHPGLLPVLTPTPGESAEVLALARELGADIKQLPALLKARLAARTPAPAPVLTLRATSRSMPASAAQSESDLEDEPDDAPRRALHGGHVALVIGALSLAVLLTLAPSVGRGGLKVLMLLVSLIGAWGVWRSTADLAWDEAKRAFLAVLALIPGIGFIVCIAVLLRVVRGA; encoded by the coding sequence ATGAGCTTTACGCTGACTGTCTGGGCTCAGCCCGAGAATCTGCCCCTGCCTACCGATGTGATGCAGGCGCAAGCCCAGCTCGATGCAGTGCAGGAGACACCGGGCACGCAGCCCGAACCTCGCTTCCTTGCACTGGCGCGCGCGCTCGATGCCCGCTTTCCGAACACCGAAGACGGTGACGGCGACATGTACGACCATGGGCTGGAGATCCTCGAGCAGCGCCCGGATAACGACCGCTACTACAACATCGGCCTGTGGGCGCGCGACGACAGCTTCGAGGTGGGCTTCAATCACCTGGTGGTGCAGGCCAACGACCTTGGCCTGCATGTGATGGATGGCCAGAACGGCGCGGTGTATCTGGCCAACGGCGAGGTGCTGGCCTTCGGTGCCCATTCACGCACCGCGAGGCTGGACGACGCGCTCTCGCGCAAGGATTGGGCGGCCGCGTGGGGCGAGTGTCGTCGCCTCGCGCCGCGCAAAGAAGCCGAGGCGTGGGTGGTGTGGGGGGTGATGGTGACGCAGGGCCGCATGGCGCCGGCACACCCCGCGCTGGGGGCTGCGCTGGCCCAGTTCAGCGGTGTCGATGCGACCAAGGATCGGCGCGTCGAGTGGTGCCTGAAGAAGGTGCCGCCGGCCCTCGAGGCAGAACGGGCGCGCCTGCTCGCCGGCCTGCGCGCGGCGGCCGATGTGCTGGCCTATGTCGACGCCGAATTGCAGCGCGCGCCGGCACCTGCGGCAGTGGGTGGTGGCGCTGCGCCGACCACACCGCCCGATGCCGCCACCGCAGCCGCCGCGACCGCGATGGGCATCGACCCCGCGCTGGTGGCACGGGCCGAGGCGGGCAGCGCGCAGGCGCAATGCAAGCTGGCGATCGATTTCCTGCACGCGAAGGAAGCGGCGGTGCCGGGCTCGGGCAAGCTCGCGCTGCTGTGGCTCGAACGATCCGCCGCGCAGGGGCAAAGCCTTGCGCAGGCCTTGCTCGGCGAAGGCTTGCTGCGCGGCTGGCGCGGCTTTCCGATCGACATGGAGCGCGGCATCGCCTTGCTGGAAGCTGCAGCGGCCGCGGACGATGTCGATGGCCTCAACTACCTCGCCCAGTTCCTCTACGAAAAGAGCGTGCGCCGCCCGCCAGGCGCAGACAGGATCGAGAAGCGTAGCGACCCGACCAGCCAGCGCAACCAGGCCCGCGTGCCGGAACTGTTGATGCGTGCAGCCGCGCTGGGTAGCCCGCGCGCACTGTTCTGGCTTGCGGTGCGCCTGTACGACGAAATCGGTACGCCGCGCGACGACATTGCCGCCAAGGCGGTGATGCAACTCGCGCGCACCCGCGCCGCCAAGGTCTGCGCGGAACATCCGGGCTTGCTTCCGGTGCTCACCCCCACGCCGGGCGAATCCGCCGAAGTGCTTGCGCTGGCGCGCGAGCTGGGCGCCGACATCAAGCAACTCCCCGCGCTGCTCAAGGCACGCCTTGCCGCGCGCACCCCGGCGCCAGCGCCGGTCCTTACGTTGCGGGCAACGTCCAGGTCGATGCCCGCGTCGGCGGCACAATCCGAATCGGATCTTGAGGATGAGCCCGACGATGCGCCCCGCCGCGCCCTGCACGGGGGCCATGTCGCGCTTGTGATCGGCGCGCTCAGCCTTGCCGTGCTGTTGACGCTTGCACCATCAGTGGGGCGCGGCGGCCTCAAGGTGCTCATGCTCTTGGTGAGCCTTATCGGCGCCTGGGGCGTCTGGCGCAGCACCGCGGACCTTGCCTGGGATGAAGCCAAACGCGCCTTCCTCGCCGTGCTCGCGCTGATCCCCGGCATCGGTTTCATTGTCTGCATTGCAGTGCTGTTGCGGGTGGTGAGGGGGGCGTGA
- the gltS gene encoding sodium/glutamate symporter gives MVQLDIYGTLVAASLVLLTGRLLVGRIAVLKTYTIPEPVAGGLLVALALLAAHATTGFQMRFDTGLQAPMMLTFFACIGLNADLASLRHGGRRLLVLLGVVLGLLAMQNLLGMGLAKLLGLDPLIGLLAGSITLSGGHGTGAAWGAVFAERYGLASMTELAMACATFGLVLGGLLGGPVARYLTSGLRLPGQRGAGDASPTAFEAPDTVRLITAPAMIETLALIACCLMGGHAIAGALKGTAFELPVFVCTLFVGVILRNGLAALGLYQVFERAVSVLGNVALALFLAMALMSLRLWELSALALPMLVILLSQAALMAAYAIFVTFRVMGHNYDAAVVAAGHCGFGLGATPTAIANMQAVTDRFGPSQVAFLIVPMVGAFFIDIANALVIKGFLLVVDLIR, from the coding sequence ATGGTGCAGCTCGATATCTACGGAACCCTGGTTGCGGCCTCGCTGGTCTTGCTCACCGGCCGCCTGCTGGTGGGCAGGATCGCAGTACTCAAGACCTACACGATTCCCGAGCCGGTGGCGGGTGGCCTGCTGGTGGCGCTGGCACTGCTCGCGGCACACGCCACCACCGGTTTCCAGATGCGATTCGATACCGGGCTGCAGGCGCCGATGATGCTGACCTTCTTTGCCTGCATCGGGCTCAACGCCGATCTGGCGAGCCTGCGCCACGGTGGTCGCCGGCTGCTGGTGCTACTCGGTGTGGTGCTGGGGCTGCTGGCGATGCAGAACCTGCTCGGGATGGGGCTGGCAAAGCTGCTGGGGCTCGATCCGCTGATCGGGCTGCTGGCAGGGTCGATCACCCTTTCGGGCGGTCACGGTACCGGGGCGGCATGGGGGGCCGTGTTTGCCGAACGCTACGGCTTGGCTTCGATGACCGAACTGGCGATGGCCTGCGCGACCTTCGGGCTGGTGCTGGGTGGTTTGCTGGGCGGGCCGGTTGCGCGCTACCTGACTTCGGGTCTTCGCTTGCCTGGCCAGCGCGGGGCGGGGGATGCGTCGCCGACCGCGTTCGAAGCGCCGGATACGGTGCGTTTGATCACCGCGCCCGCGATGATCGAAACGCTGGCCCTGATCGCCTGCTGCCTGATGGGCGGGCATGCGATTGCGGGCGCGCTCAAGGGTACGGCGTTCGAGTTGCCGGTGTTCGTGTGCACCCTGTTTGTCGGCGTGATCCTGCGCAACGGTCTGGCGGCACTCGGGCTCTACCAGGTCTTCGAGCGCGCAGTGTCGGTGCTGGGCAACGTTGCGCTGGCGCTGTTCCTGGCCATGGCGCTGATGTCGCTGCGCCTGTGGGAGCTCTCCGCGCTGGCCTTGCCGATGCTGGTGATCCTGCTCAGCCAGGCGGCGCTGATGGCGGCCTACGCGATCTTCGTCACCTTCCGGGTCATGGGGCACAATTACGACGCGGCCGTGGTCGCGGCTGGGCATTGCGGATTCGGCCTGGGCGCGACCCCGACCGCGATTGCCAACATGCAGGCGGTGACTGATCGCTTCGGCCCTTCGCAGGTGGCGTTTCTGATCGTGCCAATGGTGGGCGCCTTCTTCATCGACATCGCCAACGCGCTGGTGATCAAGGGCTTTCTGCTGGTCGTGGATCTGATCCGCTGA
- a CDS encoding CHAT domain-containing protein: MHIALPLRLFLLTAVLAATPTLASEPTLLELGGLNLDGYCKHLMPDAQAGLQRPAQGEDAARNNWQCVRGETRQLIDFTAACRWQYPAAHAAIPKVKNPDSAYSIVCAQAQAPQENSPSPPPDAARQRRLDDCARRWTQKLPISTEELEACLQDGTQDFADLSNSNSVEWLYYLASRYAEAKRPADQRRMLELCVANAERVLGIAHATTFGCWQDWADMQFDLGDVKGAEKGLRKALAAAQAMGEPGQERARPVELKLKLIAAMASGSEADMAAVMNEALASAKTTQQANERYELVQQMAATLQGKANAPAVGDLMAKAGVITANDDADDIPSLLIRVAGELSALTKPGAPLTPEERERRMRTIEQLAGRARQLVGLDDRQQAQAYAGFAYYLRMLAGMRAEIGDVAEGFRVLEQNKASLLTTRVAQSLALQQSVVSDRQAQALKSAWQQVEAAERERAKLQAGSADHARAQARVIAARQAFAQVREAAVAASPRLASMLEPPVPAQAKVQAALAPDEVWISYLVLADRDAAGEYGLASSSNKQAHLAAFVLSRNEVHFKDLGQIDVLDDLVFQFRLWLSGGSATPSSARAAGVERGAKRPLAWSAESLRASGDRLRTRLIDPLLPWLTGKRLIISPDGPLSQLPFAALPYQRSYLVERYELAFTPNASLWLMQRARPPAPARDATILIGNARYESRATRMSSGDAHDPGATLIWPDLPGTAQEIDAIARIIPSARRFEQARASEMQLRQLDRQGALASSRVLHLAAHGYLDADDPLRSAIVLDLPAATPEYDGLLTAGEMLQMNLNTDLVVLSACNSAVSQNRIGAGPLGLPWALAVAGNRNLIASLWPVNDDATAWMMTALYQHLAKGVRPGEALTAVQRTMLRDPTLKTPLFWAPFILFGS, encoded by the coding sequence ATGCACATTGCTTTGCCTCTCAGGCTGTTCCTGCTCACTGCCGTATTGGCGGCCACGCCCACCCTGGCCAGCGAGCCCACCCTGCTTGAACTGGGCGGACTGAACCTGGATGGCTACTGCAAACACCTGATGCCCGACGCGCAAGCCGGACTGCAGCGCCCCGCCCAGGGCGAGGATGCCGCCCGCAACAACTGGCAATGCGTGCGCGGCGAAACCCGACAGCTCATCGACTTTACCGCCGCCTGTCGCTGGCAGTACCCGGCGGCGCATGCCGCGATACCGAAGGTCAAGAATCCGGATTCCGCCTACTCGATCGTCTGCGCACAGGCGCAGGCGCCGCAGGAAAACAGCCCGAGTCCGCCGCCCGATGCCGCCCGGCAAAGGCGCCTCGACGATTGCGCACGACGCTGGACGCAGAAGCTCCCGATCTCCACGGAGGAGCTGGAGGCCTGTCTTCAGGATGGCACACAGGACTTCGCAGACCTGAGCAACAGCAATAGCGTGGAGTGGCTGTACTACCTCGCTAGCCGCTATGCCGAGGCCAAACGCCCCGCCGACCAGCGGCGCATGCTGGAGCTCTGTGTCGCCAACGCCGAGCGGGTGCTTGGGATCGCGCACGCGACAACGTTTGGATGCTGGCAGGACTGGGCCGACATGCAATTTGATCTCGGTGACGTCAAAGGCGCAGAAAAAGGCTTGCGCAAGGCGCTCGCCGCAGCGCAGGCGATGGGCGAACCCGGCCAGGAACGCGCACGCCCGGTTGAGCTCAAATTGAAGTTGATCGCAGCCATGGCGAGCGGTTCTGAGGCTGACATGGCAGCCGTCATGAATGAAGCTTTGGCGAGCGCCAAGACCACCCAGCAAGCCAACGAGCGCTACGAACTTGTGCAACAGATGGCGGCGACCTTGCAGGGCAAGGCGAATGCGCCTGCGGTGGGCGATCTGATGGCGAAGGCCGGCGTGATCACCGCCAACGACGATGCCGACGACATACCGTCGCTGCTGATAAGGGTCGCCGGTGAACTCTCGGCGCTGACGAAGCCGGGCGCGCCGCTGACGCCGGAGGAACGCGAACGCCGCATGCGCACGATCGAGCAGCTCGCCGGTCGGGCCCGCCAGCTGGTCGGGCTGGATGATCGGCAGCAAGCGCAAGCCTATGCCGGCTTCGCCTACTACCTGCGCATGCTCGCCGGCATGCGCGCCGAAATCGGCGACGTCGCCGAAGGCTTTCGCGTGCTCGAGCAAAACAAGGCCAGCCTGCTCACGACCCGCGTCGCCCAGAGCCTCGCCTTGCAACAATCGGTGGTCAGCGACCGGCAGGCCCAGGCACTCAAGTCAGCATGGCAACAGGTGGAAGCCGCCGAGCGCGAGCGGGCGAAGCTGCAGGCGGGCAGCGCGGACCATGCACGCGCCCAGGCCCGTGTGATCGCTGCACGGCAGGCATTTGCCCAGGTGCGCGAAGCGGCCGTAGCCGCCTCCCCGCGCCTGGCGAGCATGCTTGAGCCTCCGGTGCCCGCCCAAGCCAAGGTCCAGGCCGCTCTGGCGCCGGACGAGGTTTGGATCAGCTATCTGGTGCTGGCAGATCGCGATGCGGCCGGAGAGTACGGGCTCGCCTCGTCCTCGAACAAGCAAGCGCATCTTGCCGCCTTCGTGCTCAGCAGGAACGAGGTGCACTTCAAGGATCTGGGACAGATCGATGTGCTGGACGACCTGGTATTCCAGTTCCGGCTATGGCTGTCGGGCGGTTCGGCCACGCCGAGCAGCGCGCGGGCGGCCGGCGTAGAGCGCGGCGCGAAACGGCCGCTCGCGTGGTCGGCCGAGTCGCTACGCGCGTCTGGCGATCGGCTTCGCACGCGATTGATCGACCCCTTGCTGCCCTGGCTCACAGGCAAGCGTCTGATCATCTCGCCCGATGGCCCGCTGTCGCAGCTTCCGTTTGCTGCGCTGCCATACCAGCGCAGTTACCTGGTGGAGCGCTACGAACTGGCATTCACGCCAAATGCGAGCCTGTGGCTGATGCAAAGGGCGCGACCACCGGCGCCAGCGCGCGACGCCACCATCCTCATCGGTAACGCGCGCTACGAATCCCGCGCGACCCGGATGAGCAGTGGCGACGCACATGATCCGGGCGCCACGCTCATCTGGCCGGATCTGCCCGGCACGGCGCAGGAAATCGACGCCATTGCCAGGATCATCCCGAGCGCACGCCGTTTCGAACAAGCACGCGCGAGCGAAATGCAGTTGCGGCAGCTGGACAGGCAAGGGGCGCTTGCGTCGAGTCGCGTCCTGCATCTGGCCGCCCATGGCTACCTTGATGCCGACGACCCGCTCCGCAGTGCAATCGTGCTGGATCTGCCCGCCGCCACGCCGGAATACGACGGCTTGCTCACCGCCGGCGAAATGCTGCAGATGAACCTGAATACCGATCTGGTAGTGCTCTCGGCGTGCAACAGCGCGGTGAGCCAGAACCGCATCGGCGCGGGCCCGCTGGGCCTGCCCTGGGCCCTGGCGGTAGCCGGCAATCGCAACCTGATTGCCAGCCTGTGGCCCGTCAACGACGATGCCACTGCGTGGATGATGACAGCGCTCTATCAGCACCTCGCAAAAGGCGTTAGACCCGGCGAGGCGCTGACCGCGGTACAACGCACGATGCTGCGCGACCCGACATTGAAGACTCCGCTCTTCTGGGCGCCCTTCATACTTTTTGGCAGCTGA
- a CDS encoding CHAT domain-containing protein yields MHSCHLLRALCACALALAQAAIAADALPHIPLASATQAQGDLPRLLRDALTDYEAVLPDAHSMRWLEANAKNEIITRHWSERTRRFEEACAAQREACSPLIAAQIKSMDRGLREAGDAAYSLVGAATVSAISDLCTQTPPDTAFGACGLSQRAHHAAALWAQLGRDAPFVYYFNRYQNQRTQYLGWLQSRGEQPSASTLADLPELPAWMSARHFEATSELDGARTGWLSAIFTALQTPDAPFPLVAASHMSRLSWRLDDGDAARAWDTMIAAQPAQTSCPARSEQLRIDIGRQRVEGGNASDTNKRLRALIADSCPYTQALFEYASDSLQAPAPGETALAALRQTLTLGIASCEATGLCLRSRLEQLRQLLTLTGKDLTRIAAIGSAQQRRFDHPEDTMLEADLQMAWATAMAQIRVPTLKSQGFALLRSLQQTLLVSAGANRQASVSTQANYNRFDALHRTVARVSTELGIALPIAQVEGLRAQTLLRRLRLESLASQLADVHDAQADAEHAAQLAQAEQCRANLASVSRPAQGDWRFSLQQQAMPLCEQLVSLADLRRLETLATRKLYGNDKEKAWLGSLGIGALNTLDTSTQNAFLKTETDSLGADEAYLSWLQVPGGYVASLASTRTDAANGPTRHSLRSRYIALSAAQEASIALYRELLMAGSTASRGARRADAQPDSGDGLRLKGMPVWRMADGSYAVQAIAPQGGIRVQSIREIGEALYAVLLAPMQAEWGGGKRLTISPDGPLAFLPFETLWAGDRQVLEMIDVAYVQSLAVHAELSRRAAQSRAAQPALLSVADPDYARPVGDEGALPDWMAALRWNPLPGTRREADALAPLFSTSSTLRGSDASRKRFLGLDAKGEIRDFRVLHFATHGFADDQRSALVLSTRQGMQQAYLLDSDIATLRLRSDLVLLSACDTGLGRSQSGEGVMGLPYAFMLAGNTNTVMSLWPVDDAGAALFMPTFMKHAREGLDLVAALNATKREFAAGTHGQRNRDPRIWAAFVQYGVPVSLGQP; encoded by the coding sequence ATGCATTCCTGCCACCTGCTCCGAGCCCTCTGCGCCTGCGCACTTGCGCTGGCGCAGGCCGCAATCGCCGCGGACGCCTTGCCGCACATTCCGCTCGCGTCGGCCACGCAGGCACAGGGCGATTTGCCGCGGTTGCTGCGCGACGCGCTGACCGATTACGAAGCCGTGCTGCCGGATGCACATTCGATGCGCTGGCTCGAAGCCAATGCGAAGAACGAGATCATCACGCGCCACTGGAGCGAGCGGACACGCCGCTTCGAAGAAGCCTGCGCAGCTCAGCGTGAAGCCTGCTCCCCGTTGATCGCCGCGCAGATCAAGTCGATGGACCGCGGACTGCGCGAAGCCGGTGATGCGGCCTATTCGCTGGTTGGTGCTGCCACGGTGAGTGCCATCTCGGATCTGTGCACTCAGACCCCGCCCGACACCGCCTTTGGCGCATGCGGACTCTCGCAGCGAGCCCACCACGCGGCTGCACTGTGGGCGCAGCTCGGGCGCGATGCGCCCTTCGTTTACTACTTCAACCGATACCAGAACCAACGCACTCAATATCTCGGCTGGTTGCAAAGCCGGGGGGAACAGCCTTCGGCGTCAACGCTCGCCGATCTGCCCGAGCTGCCCGCATGGATGTCGGCACGCCACTTCGAGGCCACCTCGGAACTGGACGGCGCCCGCACCGGCTGGCTCAGCGCGATCTTCACGGCGTTGCAGACGCCCGACGCGCCCTTTCCGCTGGTCGCCGCGAGCCATATGTCGCGTTTGTCGTGGCGACTGGACGATGGCGACGCCGCCCGCGCATGGGACACGATGATCGCCGCGCAGCCAGCGCAAACCAGTTGCCCCGCCCGCAGCGAACAACTGCGCATCGACATCGGACGCCAGCGTGTCGAGGGCGGAAACGCCAGCGACACGAACAAACGCCTGCGCGCGCTGATTGCGGACAGTTGCCCCTATACGCAAGCATTGTTCGAATACGCCAGCGATAGCCTGCAAGCGCCGGCACCGGGCGAGACAGCGCTGGCCGCGCTGCGCCAGACACTCACGCTTGGCATTGCAAGCTGCGAAGCGACCGGCCTTTGCCTGCGCTCCCGTCTTGAGCAGCTGCGCCAACTGCTGACCCTCACCGGCAAGGACCTGACCAGGATCGCCGCCATCGGCAGCGCGCAGCAGCGACGCTTCGACCATCCCGAAGACACGATGCTGGAAGCGGATCTGCAGATGGCATGGGCGACAGCCATGGCTCAGATACGCGTGCCGACGCTCAAGTCACAAGGCTTCGCGCTGCTCCGCAGCCTGCAGCAGACCTTGCTGGTGAGCGCGGGTGCAAATCGCCAGGCATCGGTCTCAACGCAGGCCAACTACAACCGCTTCGACGCCCTGCACCGTACCGTCGCCCGCGTATCGACCGAGCTGGGCATCGCGCTACCGATCGCGCAGGTCGAGGGCCTGCGCGCCCAGACGCTGCTGCGCCGCCTGCGGCTGGAGAGCCTCGCAAGCCAGCTCGCCGACGTTCACGACGCGCAAGCCGATGCGGAGCATGCGGCGCAGCTTGCGCAGGCGGAGCAATGCCGCGCCAATCTGGCATCCGTCAGCCGGCCGGCGCAGGGCGACTGGCGTTTCAGCTTGCAGCAACAGGCCATGCCCTTGTGCGAACAACTGGTGTCGCTGGCCGATCTGCGCCGACTCGAGACCCTCGCAACACGCAAGCTCTACGGCAACGACAAGGAAAAGGCCTGGCTCGGCTCACTCGGCATCGGCGCGCTCAACACGCTCGACACCAGCACGCAAAACGCATTCCTGAAGACTGAGACCGACTCGCTCGGCGCCGACGAAGCCTACCTGAGCTGGCTGCAAGTTCCCGGCGGCTACGTCGCCAGCCTCGCGTCAACCAGGACCGATGCCGCGAACGGCCCGACCCGGCACAGCCTGCGCAGCCGCTACATCGCGCTCAGCGCCGCCCAGGAGGCAAGCATTGCGCTGTATCGCGAGCTCTTGATGGCGGGCAGCACAGCAAGCCGCGGCGCGCGCCGGGCAGACGCGCAGCCCGATTCGGGCGATGGCCTGCGCCTCAAGGGCATGCCGGTCTGGCGCATGGCAGACGGCAGCTACGCAGTGCAAGCGATAGCGCCGCAAGGAGGCATTCGCGTGCAATCGATCAGGGAGATCGGCGAAGCGCTGTATGCGGTGTTGCTGGCGCCGATGCAGGCCGAATGGGGTGGCGGGAAACGCCTGACGATCAGCCCCGATGGCCCGCTCGCCTTCCTGCCCTTCGAAACCCTGTGGGCTGGTGACCGGCAGGTGCTCGAGATGATCGACGTCGCCTATGTGCAATCGCTTGCGGTGCATGCAGAACTGAGCCGCCGCGCGGCGCAATCGCGCGCCGCCCAGCCCGCCTTGCTGTCGGTTGCCGACCCCGACTACGCGCGCCCGGTGGGCGATGAAGGCGCCCTGCCGGACTGGATGGCCGCGCTGCGCTGGAATCCACTGCCGGGCACGCGACGCGAAGCCGACGCACTGGCGCCGCTGTTCAGCACATCGAGCACATTGCGCGGCAGCGATGCCTCGCGCAAGCGCTTCCTCGGCCTGGATGCGAAGGGCGAGATCCGCGACTTCCGCGTGCTGCACTTCGCCACGCACGGCTTCGCCGACGACCAGCGCAGCGCACTGGTGCTATCCACCCGGCAAGGCATGCAGCAGGCCTACCTGCTCGACAGTGACATCGCAACGCTGCGGCTGAGGTCCGATCTGGTGCTGCTCTCAGCCTGCGACACCGGGCTCGGCCGCAGCCAGTCCGGCGAGGGTGTGATGGGCCTGCCCTACGCCTTCATGCTGGCTGGAAACACCAACACCGTGATGTCGCTATGGCCAGTGGATGACGCCGGCGCCGCGCTGTTCATGCCCACGTTCATGAAGCATGCGCGTGAGGGGCTGGACCTCGTCGCCGCACTCAACGCGACCAAGCGTGAATTCGCTGCCGGCACACACGGCCAGCGCAATCGCGACCCGCGCATCTGGGCCGCCTTCGTACAGTACGGCGTGCCGGTGTCGCTCGGCCAGCCTTGA
- a CDS encoding SOS response-associated peptidase: MCANYTPAKLEKLARIALSLAIREDSTDYREAFPGGVAPFLANILPHEWLPGMFGLVPHWGDPARLSRMTYNARSETVAEKPSFRNAWKQRQFGLIPVDCLYEPNYESGKAVRWRIERADGEPFALAGLWERRMNDEGPAHWSFSMLTVNADEHPFMRQFHKPGDEKRSVVVLDPDDYPGWLRARTEAEARSYLRLFDPDIMTASPAPLPPRKKPAA; encoded by the coding sequence ATGTGCGCAAACTACACCCCGGCCAAGCTTGAAAAACTCGCCCGCATCGCGCTGAGCCTTGCGATCCGCGAGGACTCGACCGACTACCGCGAAGCCTTTCCGGGCGGCGTGGCGCCCTTTCTGGCCAACATCCTGCCGCACGAATGGCTGCCCGGCATGTTCGGCCTGGTGCCGCATTGGGGCGACCCGGCCAGGCTCTCGCGCATGACCTACAACGCCCGATCGGAAACCGTCGCCGAAAAGCCCAGTTTTCGCAACGCGTGGAAGCAGCGCCAGTTCGGCCTGATCCCGGTCGACTGCCTGTACGAGCCGAACTACGAGAGCGGCAAGGCGGTGCGCTGGCGCATCGAACGCGCCGACGGCGAACCCTTCGCCCTCGCGGGGCTGTGGGAACGCCGCATGAACGATGAAGGGCCTGCGCACTGGTCGTTCTCGATGCTCACCGTGAACGCCGACGAACACCCCTTCATGCGTCAGTTCCACAAACCCGGCGACGAAAAGCGCAGCGTCGTCGTGCTCGACCCCGACGATTACCCGGGCTGGCTCCGCGCCCGCACCGAGGCCGAGGCGCGCAGCTACTTGCGCCTGTTCGATCCGGACATCATGACCGCGAGCCCCGCCCCGCTGCCTCCGCGCAAGAAACCGGCCGCCTGA